A genome region from Brassica oleracea var. oleracea cultivar TO1000 chromosome C2, BOL, whole genome shotgun sequence includes the following:
- the LOC106323490 gene encoding uncharacterized protein LOC106323490, producing the protein MAKIEKLQFPALEVTGANYTAWVTNMEFHLDSEKILETMKEGYISTSHEKAKAVIFLRRHLDENLTHDYARTKDPLDLWKTLNERFDNQKKITLFYALDEWKNLRFQDFEKVETYNSAILRIAAQLDYCGKLVSEAEMLEKTYQTFHKNHYVLQEQYRNCAYTRFSELAVALIIAERNNELLIKNHNARPTGTKAFPEVNATDIKNLEKGNYSYRGRGRGRGHNRGFGRGRDYRFNRNHERSNNPRGRGSNTWNRSDRVKGKETQENPTHKNENVYYRCGSKRHWSQVCRTLRHLCQLYHESIKGKVKEVNLNEHFVGTTSTYLESSDFMGDFDEATHQNN; encoded by the coding sequence ATGGCAAAAATCGAGAAACTTCAGTTTCCGGCATTGGAAGTAACTGGGGCAAACTACACGGCATGGGTTACAAACATGGAGTTTCATCTAGATTCTGAGAAAATACTCGAAACAATGAAAGAAGGCTATATATCAACCTCTCATGAAAAGGCTAAGGCCGTGATATTTCTGAGAAGGCATCTAGATGAAAATCTTACGCATGATTATGCGAGAACCAAAGATCCCTTAGATCTTTGGAAAACTCTGAATGAGAGGTTTGATAACCAAAAGAAAATTACTCTCTTCTATGCACTCGATGAGTGGAAAAATCTACGATTTCAAGATTTTGAAAAAGTGGAAACGTACAATTCCGCTATATTAAGGATAGCGGCGCAATTAGATTATTGCGGTAAGCTTGTGTCGGAAGCAGAAATGCTCGAGAAAACTTACCAAACATTCCACAAAAATCATTATGTTCTACAAGAACAATATAGAAATTGTGCGTATACGAGGTTCTCTGAACTCGCTGTGGCGCTTATAATAGCGGAGAGAAATAATGAACTCCTCATTAAAAACCACAATGCCCGACCCACGGGAACCAAAGCATTTCCTGAGGTGAATGCAACGGATATAAAAAATCTGGAAAAAGGAAATTATTCCTATCGTGGGCGTGGTCGTGGCCGTGGTCACAATCGTGGTTTTGGTCGTGGTCGTGATTATCGATTTAATCGCAACCATGAAAGGAGTAACAACCCAAGAGGAAGGGGATCAAACACATGGAATCGATCTGATCGGGTAAAAGGAAAAGAAACCCAAGAAAACCCTACTCATAAAAATGAGAACGTCTATTACAGATGTGGATCGAAGAGACACTGGTCTCAAGTGTGTCGAACTCTTCGGCATCTATGTCAATTGTACCATGAATCTATTAAAGGCAAGGTAAAGGAAGTAAATCTCAATGAACACTTTGTGGGTACAACATCGACATACCTCGAATCCTCTGACTTTATGGGAGATTTCGACGAGGCCACTCATCAAAATAATTGA
- the LOC106327469 gene encoding transcription factor MYB82 — protein MEKREEERKTHVKRGLWKPEEDMILRSYVDTHGEGNWADISRRSGLKRGGKSCRLRWKNYLRPNIKRGGMTPQEQDLIIRMHKLLGNRWSLIAGRLPGRTDNEVKNYWNTHLNKKSSSRKQNATESVEATPWVDKPVMSTEGRGSHGGGEGEEDTTTTWMEETNFFARIESPQPLTAHYPDTLCFDPSFAFTDCFPLL, from the exons ATGGAGAAAAGGGAAGAAGAAAGGAAGACTCATGTTAAAAGAGGGTTGTGGAAACCTGAAGAAGACATGATACTTCGAAGCTATGTCGACACTCATGGAGAAGGAAACTGGGCAGACATCTCTCGTAGATCCG GATTGAAGAGAGGAGGCAAAAGCTGTCGGTTGAGATGGAAGAACTACCTAAGACCAAACATCAAAAGAGGAGGCATGACGCCTCAAGAACAAGACCTCATCATCCGCATGCACAAGCTTCTCGGCAACCG ATGGTCATTGATCGCGGGTCGCCTTCCCGGTAGGACTGACAACGAAGTCAAGAACTACTGGAATACCCATTTGAACAAGAAATCCAGTTCCAGGAAACAAAATGCAACTGAATCAGTGGAAGCCACTCCATGGGTCGACAAACCAGTTATGTCTACAGAAGGGAGAGGAAGCCATGGAGGAGGAGAGGGAGAAGAGGACACTACCACTACCTGGATGGAGGAGACCAACTTCTTCGCCCGCATAGAATCTCCCCAGCCTCTCACTGCTCATTACCCAGACACTCTTTGTTTTGACCCATCTTTCGCCTTCACCGATTGCTTTCCTCTCCTTTAG
- the LOC106327468 gene encoding TBC1 domain family member 15, which translates to MEASELHDLSDDADYAASQLQGSASMMRCDSDKRSRSSDPDAAELIYLKDNVAIHPTQFATERISGRLKLTKQDALLFLSWIPYKGQTSNAKLSEKDRNLYTITAVPFTEVRSIRRHTPPLGWQYVIVVLSSGLAFPPLYFYNGGVKEFLATVKQHVLLARSAEDANVFIVNDFQSRLQKTLSSLELPSSLPVASGQSTYPLDEVYSNENQGGTSAGIDNRVSNVSQYGLRKQKSHDPTRDLSIHLLEKFSLVTKFARETTTQLFSENNGFGSAGKRWNNQPVHSYPEKLSNIVEEKHDQNPHSYPEKEHLNDEEIYNDIDVPADPLEFNKLSLVWGKPRQSPMGSQEFTAFLDSEGRVVESKALRERVFYGGIEHHLRKEVWPFLLGYHAYESTYAEREYLRSVKQMEYATLKQQWQSISREQAKRFTKYRERKGLIDKDVVRTDRSFEYYEGDDNLNVNIMRDILLTYSFYNFDLGYCQGMSDYLSPILFVMEDESEAFWCFVALMERLGPNFNRDQNGMHTQLFALSKLVELLDSPLHNYFKQNDCLNYFFCFRWILIQFKREFEYEKTMQLWEVLWTQYLTEHLHLYVCVAILKRCRSTIMGEQMDFDTLLKFINELSGHIDLDSTVRDAEALCICAGENGATSIPPGTPPSLPLDDGIVYSLDDDVL; encoded by the exons ATGGAAGCATCGGAGCTACATGATCTCTCCGACGACGCCGACTACGCTGCCTCTCAACTACAA GGATCGGCTAGCATGATGCGGTGCGACAGCGATAAGAGAAGTAGATCTAGTGATCCCGACGCCGCTGAATTGATATATTTGAAGGACAACGTCGCAATTCATCCCACACAGTTCGCAACGGAGAGGATCAGTGGTCGTTTGAAGTTAACCAAGCAAGACGCTCTTCTCTTCCTG TCGTGGATTCCGTACAAGGGACAAACCTCTAATGCAAAGTTATCAGAGAAAG ACAGGAATCTTTATACCATCACAGCAGTTCCATTCACTGAAGTTAGGTCCATCAGGCGGCACACTCCTCCTCTCGGATGGCAGTATGTCATCGTCGTGCTCTCTTCTG GACTTGCATTCCCGCCTCTGTACTTCTACAACGGAGGAGTTAAGGAGTTTCTAGCCACAGTGAAGCAACATGTTCTTCTTGCTAG GTCAGCAGAAGATGCAAACGTGTTCATTGTGAATGATTTTCAGAGTCGCTTGCAG AAAACTCTTTCTTCATTGGAGTTGCCAAGTTCACTGCCTGTTGCAAGTGGACAATCTACGTACCCATTAGATGAAGTATATTCTAATGAAAATCAAGGGGGAACAAGTGCAGGTATCGACAACAGAGTTTCTAATGTTTCCCAGTATGGATTGAGGAAGCAGAAGAGTCATGATCCTACTCGTGATCTTTCAATTCATCTTCTAGAGAAGTTTTCTCTGGTTACTAAGTTTGCTCGAGAAACAACAACTCAGTTGTTTTCTGAAAACAATGGCTTTGGTTCCGCCGGCAAGAGATGGAATAACCAGCCCGTGCATAGTTATCCCGAAAAGCTGTCAAATATTGTTGAGGAAAAACATGATCAAAACCCTCATAGTTATCCTGAAAAGGAGCATCTCAATGATGAAGAAATTTATAATGACATTGATGTCCCTGCTGATCCCTTAGAG TTTAACAAGTTGAGTTTGGTGTGGGGAAAACCAAGGCAATCACCAATGGGGTCTCAAGAG TTCACAGCATTCTTGGATTCTGAAGGACGAGTTGTTGAATCAAAAGCTCTTCGAGAGAGAGTTTTCTATGGAGGCATTGAGCACCATTTGCGAAAAGAG GTCTGGCCCTTTCTCTTGGGATATCATGCATATGAATCAACGTATGCAGAGAGAGAATATCTTCGATCTGTCAAACAGATGGAATATGCAACCTTGAAACAACAGTGGCAG AGCATCTCCCGCGAACAAGCAAAAAGGTTCACAAAATATCGGGAGAGGAAGGGGCTGATAGATAAAGATGTG GTAAGAACTGATAGGTCATTTGAGTACTATGAAGGGGATGATAATCTGAATGTCAATATCATGCGTGATATTTTGTTGACCTACTCCTTCTACAATTTTGACCTCGGTTACTGCCAG GGAATGAGTGATTATCTGTCTCCTATCTTGTTCGTGATGGAGGATGAATCAGAAGCCTTTTGGTGTTTTGTGGCATTGATGGAACGCCTTGGACCCAACTTTAACCGTGATCAGAATGGGATGCATACTCAGCTCTTTGCACTCTCAAAG CTGGTGGAGTTGCTCGATAGCCCACTGCATAATTACTTTAAGCAGAATGACTGCTTGAATTACTTCTTCTGTTTCCGCTGGATCCTGATACAATTTAAAAG GGAGTTTGAGTACGAGAAGACAATGCAGCTGTGGGAGGTGTTATGGACCCAGTACCTCACAGAACACCTTCACCTCTATGTTTGTGTAGCAATCCTGAAGCGATGTCGCAGTACGATAATGGGAGAACAGATGGATTTCGACACTCTCTTAAAGTTCATCAACGAGCTTTCTGGGCATATTGACCTGGATTCCACAGTCAGAGATGCCGAAGCACTTTGCATATGTGCCGGTGAAAACGGTGCTACTAGTATCCCTCCAGGAACCCCTCCTTCTTTGCCTCTTGATGATGGTATCGTATATTCTCTGGACGATGATGTTTTGTAA
- the LOC106324977 gene encoding beta-carotene 3-hydroxylase 2, chloroplastic, which translates to MAAGLSSISVTLKPLNHSFSSSNPRLKHHRISAAVFPPSRRFNVFQRRTVCFVLEEQKQSSPMDDKPESTSSPDILTTSRLLKKAERKKSERFTYLIAAMMSSFGVTSMAIMAVYYRFSWQMKGGEVPLSEMFGTFALSVGAAVGMEFWARWAHRVLWHASLWNMHESHHKPREGAFELNDVFAIINAVPAIGLLYYGFFDKGLVPGLCFGAGLGITMFGIAYMFVHDGLVHKRFPVGPIANVPYLRKVAAAHQLHHTDKFKGVPYGLFLGPKEVEEVGGKEELEKEISRRIKLYNKGSTS; encoded by the exons ATGGCTGCAGGACTCTCATCAATCTCCGTAACACTCAAACCACTCAACCACTCTTTCTCCTCCTCTAACCCCCGCCTCAAACATCACCGTATCTCCGCCGCTGTTTTCCCTCCTTCTCGAAGATTCAACGTCTTTCAACGACGTACAGTCTGTTTCGTCCTAGAAGAACAGAAACAAAGCTCTCCCATGGATGACAAACCGGAAAGCACGAGCTCTCCCGACATCTTGACGACGTCACGGCTTCTCAAGAAAGCGGAGAGGAAAAAATCCGAGAGATTCACTTATCTGATCGCTGCTATGATGTCGAGCTTCGGTGTTACTTCCATGGCAATCATGGCCGTTTATTACCGGTTCTCCTGGCAAATGAAG GGAGGTGAAGTGCCATTATCAGAAATGTTTGGTACATTTGCTCTCTCCGTTGGTGCTGCC GTTGGGATGGAGTTTTGGGCAAGATGGGCTCATAGAGTTCTCTGGCACGCTTCTTTATGGAACATGCATGAG TCTCATCACAAACCTAGAGAAGGAGCGTTTGAGTTAAATGATGTGTTTGCCATAATAAATGCGGTTCCTGCGATTGGTCTTCTTTACTATGGATTCTTCGATAAAGGACTTGTCCCAGGTCTCTGCTTCGGTGCC GGATTAGGAATAACAATGTTTGGAATCGCCTACATGTTCGTCCACGACGGACTTGTGCACAAGAGATTCCCTGTTGGTCCCATTGCCAATGTCCCTTACCTTCGAAAAGTCGCCGCCGCTCACCAG CTACACCACACAGACAAATTCAAAGGTGTACCATATGGCCTGTTTCTTGGACCCAAG GAAGTGGAAGAAGTGGGAGGAAAAGAAGAATTGGAGAAAGAGATTAGTCGGAGAATCAAATTATACAACAAGGGTTCCACCTCTTAA